One window of Steroidobacteraceae bacterium genomic DNA carries:
- the dprA gene encoding DNA-processing protein DprA — translation MHDSDAILARAPGLTAAQLLAALARCGSTDALLQASRDELAACGIAAPAIDWLRRPDPALVASDLAWRQRLGLGVLLAGPPDYPPLLAATAGAPAALYLRGEVAALSQAQLAMVGSRNPTASGRETAWQFARHFADTGLAITSGLALGIDAACHEGCLAANGVTIAVCGTGLDAIYPAAHKDLAARILATGGALVSEFPPGTAPRRHHFPQRNRIIAGLALGCLVIEAARDSGSLITARQAGEYGREVFAVPGSIHNPLAHGCHQLIRDGAKLVETARHVLEELRLCNINQVVTSTPTRGRTATGAAPQLDKDYEILLDALGFEPTSVDQLVARTGIAGDSIASMLLILELKDLIEPCPGGRYSRIPDNRL, via the coding sequence ATGCATGACAGCGACGCCATCCTCGCCCGCGCGCCGGGGCTCACCGCCGCGCAACTGCTCGCGGCGCTGGCTCGCTGCGGCTCGACCGACGCCCTGCTGCAGGCAAGCCGCGACGAACTCGCAGCCTGTGGCATCGCTGCCCCCGCCATCGACTGGCTGCGCCGGCCTGATCCCGCCCTCGTCGCGAGCGACCTGGCATGGCGGCAACGCCTGGGCCTCGGGGTACTGCTGGCCGGCCCGCCCGACTATCCGCCCCTGCTCGCCGCCACGGCCGGCGCGCCGGCCGCACTCTACCTGCGGGGCGAGGTTGCAGCGCTCAGCCAGGCGCAACTCGCGATGGTCGGTTCCCGCAATCCCACCGCCAGCGGTCGCGAGACAGCCTGGCAGTTCGCGCGGCATTTTGCCGACACGGGCCTCGCCATCACCAGCGGGCTCGCGCTTGGTATCGACGCCGCCTGTCACGAGGGTTGCCTGGCGGCGAATGGTGTCACCATCGCGGTCTGCGGCACCGGACTCGATGCCATCTACCCGGCCGCGCACAAGGATCTCGCCGCGCGCATCCTCGCCACGGGCGGCGCGCTGGTGAGCGAATTTCCGCCAGGCACAGCCCCGCGACGACACCATTTCCCGCAGCGTAACCGCATCATCGCCGGCCTCGCCCTGGGTTGCCTGGTCATCGAGGCCGCCCGCGACAGCGGCTCGCTCATCACCGCGCGCCAGGCCGGCGAGTACGGCCGCGAAGTCTTCGCTGTACCCGGCTCCATCCACAATCCGCTGGCCCATGGTTGCCACCAGCTGATACGCGACGGCGCCAAGCTCGTCGAAACCGCCCGACACGTCCTGGAGGAATTGCGTTTATGCAATATAAATCAAGTAGTTACGAGCACCCCTACGCGCGGCCGGACGGCTACCGGGGCGGCGCCGCAATTGGACAAGGACTACGAAATCCTGTTAGATGCGCTCGGCTTCGAGCCGACCAGCGTGGATCAGCTGGTCGCGCGAACCGGGATTGCGGGCGACTCAATAGCCTCCATGCTGCTCATTCTCGAGCTCAAGGACCTGATCGAGCCGTGCCCGGGTGGCCGGTACAGTCGGATCCCCGATAACAGACTATGA
- a CDS encoding DUF494 domain-containing protein: MNQNILDVLIYVFDHYMLADGGEVPPRPELVRDLAEAGFAESSVHRALDWLADLAAKGEHGPLQPAGTAIRVFTDGELTRLPTECRGFLLALESRNVLSPPQRELVIERLLALETEELGIEQIKWVVLMVLSSQPNPDLSFARMEYMLLDAPSGTAH, encoded by the coding sequence ATGAATCAGAATATCCTCGACGTTCTCATCTACGTTTTCGATCACTACATGCTTGCCGATGGCGGCGAAGTCCCGCCGCGGCCGGAACTCGTGCGCGACCTGGCCGAAGCCGGTTTCGCCGAATCGAGCGTCCACCGGGCTCTCGACTGGCTGGCGGATCTCGCGGCCAAGGGCGAGCACGGGCCGCTGCAGCCGGCCGGCACCGCCATCCGCGTCTTCACCGATGGCGAACTGACCCGCCTGCCCACCGAGTGCCGCGGCTTTCTGCTCGCGCTGGAATCGCGCAACGTGCTCTCACCACCGCAACGCGAACTGGTGATCGAACGTCTGCTGGCACTCGAAACCGAGGAACTCGGCATCGAGCAGATCAAGTGGGTGGTGCTGATGGTATTGTCGAGCCAACCCAACCCGGATCTGTCGTTCGCCCGCATGGAGTACATGCTCCTCGACGCGCCGAGCGGCACCGCGCATTGA
- a CDS encoding DNA topoisomerase I, with product MAENLVVVESPAKARTIKKYLGKDFQVLASYGHVRDLIPKEGAVDAENDFALTYRLLEKNERHVEAIAKALRKGDALYLATDPDREGEAIAWHLHEILRERGDLKGKKVYRVAFYEITRNAIREAVQHPRDLSLDLINAQQARRALDHLVGFNLSPLLWKKVRRGLSAGRVQSPALRMICEREAEIQAFVPREYWTIDAAGEHSEQQFPLKLVEYAGTKVEQFSFTNTASAREVEATLLSAAAGQLKVNSIDRKQRRRNPAPPFTTSTLQQEASRKLGYSAQRTMRLAQQLYEGVDIGTGNVGLITYMRTDSVALAAEAVTEIRATAARLYGEASVAPEPRAYKTKSRNAQEAHEAIRPTSAAIVPAEIEQYLEPDQFRLYSLIWKRAIACQMAHAVFDTVAIDMLAGQDGPARHVLRANGSTMVSAGFMAVYQEGRDEPGGDDESDRILPPMSEGDAVKLVEVTANQHFTEPPPRFTEASLVKALEEHGIGRPSTYATIMSTLRDREYVDNENRRFTPTDIGKIVNDFLTKHFHRYVEYGFTAAMEDELDAVSRGEEPWTEPLQKFWRPFISRVRDIDKNVTREEVAQARELGRDAATGKPITVRMGRFGPFVQIGTKDDDEKPRFAGLRPGQKMDSITLADAMELFKLPRDLGETAEGEPVSANIGRFGPYVKYGSKYASLKDDDPYTVTLERALEVIRAKKEADANRIINDFADAGIQVLNGRYGPYVTDGKRNAKIPKDREPKALTLDDCRELLANAPLRGQRGRRGKSAARPAASAEAPATATTRETGKAKAKAGGKAKAKTGARKSASAKKKAAPRKAATTKADATAD from the coding sequence ATGGCTGAAAATCTCGTCGTTGTCGAATCGCCCGCCAAGGCGCGCACCATCAAGAAATACCTCGGCAAGGATTTCCAGGTGCTCGCCTCCTATGGTCATGTCCGCGACCTTATTCCCAAGGAAGGCGCGGTCGACGCCGAGAATGATTTCGCCCTGACGTATCGCCTGCTCGAGAAGAACGAACGCCATGTCGAGGCCATTGCCAAGGCGCTGCGCAAGGGCGATGCACTCTATCTCGCGACCGACCCGGACCGCGAGGGCGAGGCCATCGCCTGGCACCTGCACGAAATCCTGCGCGAACGCGGCGACCTGAAGGGCAAAAAGGTCTATCGCGTGGCCTTCTATGAGATCACACGCAACGCGATTCGCGAGGCGGTCCAGCATCCGCGCGACCTGTCGCTGGATCTGATCAACGCGCAACAGGCGCGGCGCGCACTCGACCATCTGGTCGGTTTCAATCTGTCGCCGCTGTTGTGGAAGAAGGTACGCCGCGGCCTGTCCGCGGGCCGTGTGCAGAGCCCGGCGCTGCGCATGATCTGCGAGCGCGAAGCCGAGATCCAGGCGTTCGTGCCGCGCGAGTACTGGACCATCGATGCCGCAGGCGAGCACAGCGAACAGCAATTCCCGCTGAAGCTCGTCGAGTACGCTGGCACCAAGGTCGAACAGTTCAGCTTCACCAATACCGCATCGGCACGTGAGGTCGAAGCCACCCTGCTGAGCGCGGCCGCCGGTCAGCTCAAGGTCAACAGCATCGACCGCAAGCAGCGGCGGCGCAATCCGGCGCCACCGTTCACCACCTCGACGCTGCAGCAGGAAGCCTCGCGCAAACTCGGCTATTCAGCACAGCGCACCATGCGCCTGGCGCAACAGCTGTATGAAGGTGTCGATATCGGCACCGGCAATGTCGGCCTCATTACCTACATGCGTACCGACTCGGTCGCACTCGCTGCGGAGGCCGTTACGGAAATTCGCGCCACGGCCGCCCGCCTCTACGGTGAAGCGTCGGTCGCGCCTGAACCGCGCGCCTACAAGACCAAGTCGCGCAACGCCCAGGAGGCGCACGAGGCCATCCGGCCGACGTCCGCGGCCATCGTGCCGGCGGAGATCGAGCAGTATCTCGAGCCAGACCAGTTCCGGCTCTATTCGCTCATCTGGAAGCGTGCGATCGCCTGCCAGATGGCGCATGCGGTGTTCGACACGGTCGCCATCGACATGCTGGCAGGTCAGGATGGCCCGGCACGCCATGTACTGCGCGCGAATGGTTCGACCATGGTGAGCGCGGGATTCATGGCCGTGTACCAGGAAGGTCGTGACGAGCCCGGCGGTGACGACGAGTCCGACCGGATCCTGCCGCCCATGAGCGAAGGCGATGCAGTGAAGCTCGTCGAAGTCACTGCGAACCAGCATTTCACCGAACCGCCGCCACGATTTACCGAGGCATCGCTCGTCAAGGCGCTCGAAGAGCACGGCATCGGCCGTCCGTCGACCTATGCGACCATCATGTCGACGCTGCGCGATCGCGAATACGTCGACAACGAGAATCGGCGTTTCACGCCGACCGACATCGGCAAGATCGTCAACGATTTTCTCACCAAGCATTTCCATCGCTACGTCGAATACGGCTTCACCGCTGCCATGGAGGATGAGCTCGACGCGGTGTCACGCGGCGAGGAGCCTTGGACCGAGCCATTGCAGAAATTCTGGCGGCCCTTCATCAGCCGCGTGCGCGACATCGACAAGAACGTCACGCGCGAGGAAGTGGCTCAGGCACGTGAGCTCGGCCGCGACGCGGCAACCGGCAAACCGATTACGGTGCGCATGGGCCGCTTCGGTCCCTTCGTACAGATCGGCACCAAGGACGACGACGAAAAACCGCGTTTCGCCGGGCTGCGCCCGGGCCAGAAAATGGACAGCATCACGCTGGCCGACGCAATGGAGCTGTTCAAGTTGCCGCGCGACCTCGGTGAGACCGCCGAGGGTGAGCCGGTATCGGCCAACATCGGGCGCTTCGGCCCCTACGTCAAATACGGCAGCAAGTACGCATCGCTGAAAGACGACGATCCCTACACCGTGACGCTCGAGCGCGCGCTCGAGGTCATACGGGCCAAGAAGGAAGCCGATGCCAATCGCATCATCAACGATTTCGCCGATGCGGGCATCCAGGTACTCAATGGCCGCTATGGGCCCTATGTCACCGACGGCAAGCGCAATGCCAAGATTCCCAAGGATCGCGAACCCAAGGCGCTGACGCTCGATGACTGCCGCGAGCTGCTCGCCAATGCGCCGTTGCGCGGCCAGCGCGGCCGTCGCGGCAAGAGCGCCGCGCGCCCGGCTGCGAGCGCCGAGGCGCCGGCAACCGCGACGACGCGGGAGACGGGCAAGGCCAAGGCCAAGGCCGGGGGCAAGGCGAAGGCGAAGACCGGCGCCAGGAAGAGTGCGTCCGCGAAGAAGAAGGCTGCGCCGCGCAAGGCAGCCACCACAAAGGCAGACGCCACCGCGGATTGA
- the rlmJ gene encoding 23S rRNA (adenine(2030)-N(6))-methyltransferase RlmJ: protein MKYRHLYHAGNFADVHKHIAVIAVHAAMAAKPAAIQCIDTHAGAGRYRLERSDNSAEAASGIWRLLTAIDEVAPPPEIANYVALLRRDDPGAGNLLQYAGSPRFLAMVARAQDRVIAIEREPEVAQELQAALADWPRTRILCADGPGQLRALLPAKSARSLLLIDPAYEDTASELPALQAALDDVRKRCETAVCLWWYPLSRERRVSAAVARACAAFGRPWLQAELSLLAEDAPGLTGSGFAVINPPFAFARGLQGWQDYLGGCLARTGRANARILHHETATKRTRPDHH from the coding sequence TTGAAATACCGCCACCTCTACCACGCGGGTAATTTCGCCGATGTGCACAAGCATATCGCGGTCATCGCCGTGCATGCCGCCATGGCAGCCAAACCTGCTGCAATCCAATGCATCGACACCCACGCAGGCGCCGGACGCTATCGGCTCGAGCGCTCCGACAACTCCGCCGAGGCCGCTTCGGGTATCTGGCGTCTGCTCACGGCGATCGACGAGGTTGCACCACCACCCGAGATCGCAAACTACGTTGCGCTGCTGCGTCGTGACGACCCGGGCGCCGGAAACCTGCTGCAATATGCTGGATCACCACGCTTCCTCGCCATGGTGGCGCGCGCGCAGGATCGCGTCATCGCCATCGAGCGCGAGCCAGAGGTGGCGCAGGAACTGCAGGCCGCGCTCGCCGATTGGCCTCGCACGCGAATTCTGTGTGCCGACGGACCCGGCCAATTGCGTGCGTTACTGCCCGCAAAGTCGGCACGCAGCCTGTTGCTGATCGATCCTGCCTACGAGGATACGGCGAGCGAATTACCGGCGTTGCAGGCTGCGCTCGACGATGTGCGCAAGCGCTGCGAGACCGCGGTCTGCCTGTGGTGGTATCCGCTCTCCCGTGAGCGCCGCGTGTCGGCGGCCGTTGCGCGCGCGTGCGCGGCATTCGGCCGTCCGTGGCTGCAAGCGGAGCTGTCGCTGCTGGCCGAGGATGCACCCGGTCTCACCGGATCGGGCTTCGCCGTGATCAATCCGCCATTCGCTTTCGCCAGGGGCCTGCAAGGCTGGCAGGACTACCTGGGCGGCTGCCTTGCAAGGACCGGCCGCGCGAACGCGCGGATCCTGCACCACGAGACGGCCACAAAAAGAACAAGGCCCGATCATCACTGA
- a CDS encoding DUF3379 family protein, whose product MSCEAARLRIGGEPGVSDEALRAHIAGCPSCGQLQREMQELDARIHRALHTQLPAADNVVALPAAAGALVRRPQWQRMALAATVLVAVLGAVVTFAIRPTPSLAAALAAHVAHEPTSWDERPRVDPRDLEAVLRRSDLHLSPDGASRVTYAMSCWFRGSFVAHLVVHTEEGPVTIMPLPGISVAGEEAFTEGDYSGVIVPVSHGSIAVIRRGSQPPADRTRQLLSALALDVG is encoded by the coding sequence ATGTCTTGTGAAGCGGCACGGCTTCGCATCGGTGGCGAACCGGGAGTCAGTGACGAGGCGCTGCGAGCGCACATCGCCGGCTGCCCGTCCTGCGGGCAGCTGCAACGCGAAATGCAGGAACTCGACGCGCGTATCCATCGCGCCCTGCACACGCAATTGCCCGCGGCCGACAATGTCGTGGCCTTGCCGGCAGCGGCTGGCGCGCTCGTGCGACGGCCACAATGGCAGCGCATGGCGCTCGCCGCCACGGTGTTGGTCGCGGTGCTCGGCGCAGTCGTGACCTTCGCGATCCGGCCGACGCCATCACTCGCCGCCGCTCTCGCCGCCCACGTCGCGCACGAACCGACAAGCTGGGACGAACGACCGCGCGTCGATCCCAGGGATCTCGAAGCCGTGTTGCGCCGCAGTGATCTGCACCTGTCGCCGGATGGCGCCAGCCGCGTCACCTACGCCATGAGTTGCTGGTTTCGCGGCTCTTTCGTTGCGCATCTGGTCGTGCACACCGAAGAGGGACCGGTCACCATCATGCCGTTGCCCGGGATTTCGGTTGCAGGCGAGGAGGCATTTACCGAAGGTGACTATAGCGGCGTGATCGTGCCGGTAAGTCATGGCAGTATTGCGGTCATTCGACGCGGCTCCCAGCCGCCGGCTGACCGTACGCGACAGTTGCTGTCGGCACTGGCGCTCGATGTTGGCTGA
- a CDS encoding sigma-70 family RNA polymerase sigma factor, translating to MNKGGSEQPGAGEFERQLAQFRPQMLRFALWLARDRTVAEDVVQDAMVRAWKAQGDLKEPRALRQWLYTIVRREHARLHERKRLELTDIDALLGSEDMQLAQTDDSEIDDLRGAILALPEEYREPLVMQVLGGFSTTEIASELNLTQAAVLTRLFRARHKLRDALGGAAVVDEDDSQR from the coding sequence ATGAACAAAGGTGGGTCGGAACAGCCTGGAGCCGGCGAATTTGAGCGCCAGCTCGCGCAGTTTCGGCCACAAATGTTGCGTTTTGCGCTGTGGTTGGCACGCGATAGGACCGTGGCCGAGGACGTCGTGCAGGATGCGATGGTCAGGGCCTGGAAGGCACAGGGCGATCTGAAGGAGCCGCGCGCGCTGCGCCAATGGCTGTACACCATAGTCCGGCGCGAGCACGCGCGTTTGCACGAGCGCAAGCGGCTGGAATTGACCGATATCGATGCATTGCTGGGCAGCGAGGACATGCAACTGGCGCAGACCGACGACAGCGAAATCGACGATTTGCGAGGCGCCATCCTGGCATTGCCCGAGGAATACCGGGAGCCGCTGGTCATGCAGGTGCTGGGTGGATTCTCGACGACCGAAATCGCGAGCGAACTCAATTTGACGCAGGCGGCGGTCCTGACCCGCCTGTTCCGGGCGCGGCACAAATTGCGCGATGCCCTTGGTGGAGCTGCAGTGGTGGATGAGGACGACAGTCAGCGATGA